Proteins from a genomic interval of Diaphorobacter sp. HDW4A:
- the badH gene encoding 2-hydroxycyclohexanecarboxyl-CoA dehydrogenase, translating to MHGLKGKTIIVTGGGGGIGGATCERLAQEGANVAVLDRDLSAAQKTLERLRPSGGKGVALACDITDRAAVDAALQVVEKQLGPIDVLVNNAGWDIFKPFTQTNAQEWERLIAINLVGALHMHHAVLPGMVARKAGRIVNIASDAARVGSSGEAVYAACKGGLVSFSKTIAREHARHGITVNVVCPGPTETALFADFADAAPNPEKLREAFTRAIPLGRLGMAQDLVGAISFFASDDSAFITGQVLSVSGGLTMNG from the coding sequence ATGCACGGACTGAAAGGCAAAACCATCATTGTGACGGGCGGCGGCGGCGGCATCGGCGGCGCGACCTGCGAACGTCTCGCGCAGGAAGGCGCGAACGTGGCGGTGCTGGACCGCGACCTCAGCGCCGCGCAGAAGACACTGGAACGCCTTCGGCCAAGCGGTGGCAAGGGCGTGGCGCTCGCCTGTGACATCACCGACCGCGCGGCCGTCGATGCGGCGTTGCAGGTCGTCGAGAAGCAGCTCGGCCCGATCGACGTGCTGGTCAACAACGCGGGCTGGGACATCTTCAAGCCCTTCACCCAGACCAACGCGCAGGAATGGGAACGGCTGATCGCCATCAACCTCGTCGGCGCACTGCACATGCACCACGCCGTGCTGCCCGGCATGGTCGCGCGCAAGGCGGGGCGCATCGTCAACATCGCCTCCGACGCGGCCCGCGTGGGCTCGTCAGGCGAGGCCGTCTACGCCGCCTGCAAGGGCGGACTGGTGTCGTTCTCCAAGACCATTGCGCGCGAGCATGCGCGCCACGGCATCACCGTGAACGTGGTCTGCCCAGGACCCACGGAAACCGCGTTGTTCGCCGATTTCGCCGACGCCGCGCCCAACCCCGAGAAGCTGCGCGAGGCCTTCACCAGAGCCATTCCGCTCGGCCGCCTTGGCATGGCGCAAGACTTGGTCGGTGCCATCAGCTTCTTCGCCAGCGACGACTCCGCATTCATCACCGGGCAGGTGCTCAGCGTCTCGGGCGGCCTGACCATGAACGGCTGA
- the aliA gene encoding cyclohexanecarboxylate-CoA ligase, which produces MEFDAVLLPRRRARMLEQKLWHQRTINDALDACVATHPDKLALTALRVESGERTQFTYRELARMADRIAIGLARLGVRSGDVVACQLPNWWQFTLIYLACSRIGAVMNPLMHIFRERELSFMLGHGEAKVFIVPRQFRGHDFESMANGLRAQLPLLEHIVVVDGQGENSFDALLCAPSWEHDPDAKAILTRSRPTPDDVTQLIYTSGTTGEPKGVQHTANTLMANIVPYAERLHLGADDVVLMASPMAHQTGFMYGLMMPIVLQASAVLQDIWDPQKAIAQIREQGVTFTMASTPFLTDLSKAVAADGGGIPSLRTFLSAGAPIPGALVEQARAALGAKIISAWGMTENGAVTTTLPEDDDQRSVQTDGHPLPGVEIRITDIDGSALPADHEGKLMLRSCSNFGGYLKRPHLNATDADDWFDTGDLARVDANGYIRITGRSKDVIIRGGENIPVVEIESLLYRHPDIQHAAIVAYADERLGERACAVVVPREGATLSLEGLRAFLQKERVALQYIPERLHILAQMPATPSGKIQKFKLRELIQSRDAA; this is translated from the coding sequence ATGGAGTTCGATGCCGTTTTGCTGCCCCGCCGCCGTGCCCGCATGCTGGAGCAAAAGCTCTGGCACCAACGTACGATCAACGATGCGCTTGATGCCTGCGTTGCAACACATCCCGACAAGCTCGCGCTCACGGCGCTGCGCGTGGAATCCGGCGAGCGTACGCAGTTCACCTACCGCGAGCTGGCGCGCATGGCGGATCGCATCGCCATCGGCCTTGCCAGACTCGGCGTGCGAAGCGGCGATGTGGTCGCATGCCAGTTGCCCAACTGGTGGCAGTTCACGCTCATCTATTTGGCCTGCTCGCGCATCGGCGCGGTGATGAATCCGCTCATGCACATCTTTCGCGAGCGCGAACTCTCGTTCATGCTCGGGCATGGCGAGGCCAAGGTGTTCATCGTGCCCCGCCAGTTTCGTGGCCATGATTTCGAGTCGATGGCGAACGGGCTGAGGGCGCAATTGCCGCTGCTCGAACACATCGTGGTGGTCGATGGTCAGGGCGAAAACAGCTTCGACGCGCTGCTTTGCGCACCGTCATGGGAGCACGACCCCGATGCCAAGGCCATCCTCACCCGCTCGCGACCCACGCCCGACGATGTCACGCAGCTCATCTACACCTCGGGCACCACGGGTGAACCCAAGGGCGTGCAACACACCGCCAACACGCTGATGGCCAACATCGTTCCGTATGCGGAGCGCCTGCATCTGGGTGCCGATGACGTGGTGCTGATGGCCTCGCCCATGGCCCACCAGACCGGCTTCATGTACGGCCTGATGATGCCCATCGTGCTGCAGGCCAGCGCCGTGCTGCAGGACATCTGGGACCCGCAGAAAGCCATCGCCCAGATCCGCGAACAAGGCGTGACGTTCACCATGGCCTCCACACCCTTCCTCACCGATCTCTCCAAGGCCGTGGCGGCCGACGGCGGCGGCATTCCCAGCCTGCGCACCTTCCTGAGCGCGGGAGCGCCCATTCCCGGCGCACTCGTGGAACAAGCCCGCGCCGCGCTGGGCGCCAAGATCATCTCGGCTTGGGGCATGACGGAAAACGGCGCCGTCACCACCACACTGCCCGAAGACGACGATCAGCGCTCAGTGCAGACCGACGGCCACCCGCTGCCCGGCGTGGAAATCCGCATCACCGACATCGACGGCAGCGCCCTGCCCGCAGACCACGAAGGCAAGCTGATGCTGCGCTCCTGCTCCAACTTCGGCGGCTATCTGAAACGTCCACACCTCAACGCCACCGACGCCGACGACTGGTTCGACACCGGCGATCTGGCCCGCGTGGACGCCAACGGCTACATCCGCATCACCGGCCGCAGCAAAGACGTGATCATTCGCGGCGGCGAAAACATCCCCGTGGTGGAGATCGAATCCCTGCTCTACCGCCACCCCGACATCCAGCACGCCGCCATCGTCGCCTATGCCGACGAACGCCTTGGCGAACGCGCCTGCGCCGTAGTGGTGCCACGCGAAGGCGCAACACTGAGCCTCGAAGGCCTGCGCGCCTTCCTGCAAAAGGAACGCGTCGCGCTTCAATACATTCCCGAGCGCCTGCACATCCTCGCCCAAATGCCAGCCACCCCTTCGGGAAAAATTCAGAAATTCAAGCTGAGAGAACTGATCCAAAGCCGAGACGCGGCCTGA
- the badI gene encoding 2-ketocyclohexanecarboxyl-CoA hydrolase, translating into MNFEDILYEVRNGVAWITINRPDKMNAFRGTTCDELIKALNKAGYDRSVGCIVLAGAGEKAFCTGGDQSAHDGNYDGRGTIGLPMEELHTALRDVPKPVIARVQGYAIGGGNVLCTICDLTICSEKAVFGQVGPKMGSVDPGYGTAFLARVVGEKKAREIWYLNRRYSGQEAVAMGLANICVPPEKLDETVQQWAEEISERSPTAIAIAKRSFNMDTAHQAGIAGMGMYALKLYYDTDESREGVAALKEKRKPEFREYAK; encoded by the coding sequence ATGAATTTCGAAGACATCCTTTACGAAGTACGCAACGGCGTGGCATGGATCACCATCAATCGTCCCGACAAGATGAATGCGTTTCGCGGTACCACCTGCGATGAGCTCATCAAGGCTTTGAACAAGGCGGGCTATGACCGCTCGGTGGGCTGCATCGTGCTCGCTGGCGCGGGCGAAAAGGCCTTCTGCACCGGTGGCGACCAGTCGGCGCACGATGGCAACTACGACGGGCGCGGCACCATCGGCCTGCCCATGGAGGAGCTGCACACCGCACTGCGCGACGTACCCAAACCCGTGATCGCACGCGTGCAGGGTTACGCCATCGGCGGCGGCAATGTGCTGTGCACGATCTGCGATCTGACGATCTGCTCCGAGAAAGCGGTGTTCGGCCAGGTGGGGCCGAAGATGGGCTCGGTTGATCCCGGTTACGGCACGGCCTTTCTCGCCCGCGTGGTCGGCGAGAAGAAGGCGCGCGAGATCTGGTATCTCAACCGGCGCTACAGCGGGCAGGAAGCCGTCGCCATGGGTCTGGCCAACATCTGCGTACCCCCTGAAAAACTCGACGAGACCGTGCAGCAATGGGCCGAGGAAATCAGCGAGCGCAGCCCCACCGCGATTGCGATCGCCAAGCGCAGCTTCAACATGGACACCGCACACCAGGCCGGCATCGCAGGCATGGGCATGTATGCGCTCAAGCTCTACTACGACACCGACGAATCGCGCGAAGGCGTGGCGGCGCTCAAGGAGAAGCGCAAGCCCGAATTCCGCGAATACGCCAAGTGA
- the aliB gene encoding cyclohexanecarboxyl-CoA dehydrogenase, with translation MNPYLNEDLQTLAEHAKRFATGRVAPGFQERDRTRVLDRELMREMGQMGFIAPELPEAVGGQGMGCLAAGVIHEAIAEADLSISYINLLASLNGQILAEHGQPHVAQPWLERLTQGDALIAIALTEPRGGSDAANLRLRVERVGDEYVINGEKTSISAADQADAVIVFGRTGSIESSAHGVTALLVPCDAPGLTRSRFDCHGQRAIGRGSLFFENVRVPVDHRLGEENKGFVQVMQGFDFSRALIGLQVLSVARASLDESWEYAAQREAFGQPLSAFQGVSHPLADFDTQVTAARLLCLQALWLKDHRLPHSAEAAMCKWWAPKLAYDAIHQCLLTHGHGGYDRGIIEQRLRDVLGFQIGDGTAQIMKTIIARTRAGRKAVR, from the coding sequence ATGAATCCCTATCTCAACGAAGATCTGCAGACGCTCGCCGAACACGCCAAGCGCTTTGCCACAGGCCGGGTCGCACCGGGATTTCAGGAGCGCGACCGCACGCGCGTGCTCGACCGCGAGCTGATGCGCGAGATGGGGCAGATGGGCTTCATCGCGCCAGAGCTGCCCGAAGCGGTCGGCGGACAGGGCATGGGCTGCCTTGCCGCCGGAGTGATCCACGAGGCCATTGCGGAGGCCGATCTGTCAATCAGCTACATCAACCTGCTGGCCTCACTCAACGGGCAGATTCTTGCGGAGCACGGCCAGCCCCACGTCGCGCAGCCATGGCTTGAGAGGCTCACGCAGGGCGACGCTCTGATCGCCATTGCGCTGACCGAACCACGCGGCGGATCGGACGCCGCCAACCTGCGCCTACGGGTGGAGCGCGTGGGGGACGAGTATGTGATCAACGGCGAGAAAACCTCGATCTCCGCCGCCGATCAGGCCGATGCGGTGATCGTCTTCGGCCGCACCGGCAGCATCGAATCCAGCGCACATGGAGTGACCGCGCTGCTCGTGCCTTGCGATGCGCCAGGCCTCACCCGCAGCCGCTTCGATTGTCACGGCCAGCGCGCCATTGGTCGCGGCTCGCTGTTCTTCGAGAACGTGCGCGTGCCCGTTGATCATCGCCTCGGCGAAGAGAACAAGGGCTTTGTGCAGGTCATGCAGGGCTTTGATTTTTCGCGCGCACTGATCGGCCTGCAGGTGCTCAGCGTGGCACGCGCATCGCTCGACGAGAGCTGGGAATATGCGGCGCAGCGCGAAGCCTTCGGCCAGCCCCTCAGCGCATTCCAGGGCGTCAGCCATCCGCTGGCGGATTTCGACACACAAGTGACCGCCGCGCGCCTCCTGTGCCTGCAGGCGCTGTGGCTCAAGGACCACCGCCTGCCGCACAGCGCCGAAGCGGCCATGTGCAAATGGTGGGCGCCCAAGCTCGCCTACGACGCCATCCACCAGTGCCTGCTCACGCACGGGCATGGCGGCTACGACAGAGGAATCATCGAGCAGCGCCTGCGCGATGTGCTTGGTTTCCAGATTGGCGACGGCACGGCCCAGATCATGAAGACCATCATCGCCCGCACTCGTGCTGGAAGAAAAGCGGTGCGGTGA
- a CDS encoding shikimate kinase: MRKRCSLVGMPGSGKSTVGRQLARRLNVPFIDLDQRLEEVLGSTIRQYFEEKGEEAFREREATLLAELTSTPGDMILSTGGGAVLREDNRTNLLAGGGSVMYLRASPDEIFKRIRHDKTRPLLQVANPLQRLRDLYAVRDPLYRAASHYVIETGRPTVNTLVNMIVMQLEMDQ; the protein is encoded by the coding sequence ATGCGCAAGCGCTGCTCGTTGGTCGGCATGCCCGGCTCCGGAAAATCCACGGTTGGACGCCAGCTCGCGCGCCGTCTGAATGTGCCCTTCATCGATCTGGACCAGCGTCTGGAAGAAGTGCTCGGCTCCACGATCCGCCAGTATTTCGAGGAAAAAGGCGAGGAGGCCTTCCGTGAGCGCGAAGCTACGCTGCTGGCCGAGCTGACCAGCACACCCGGCGACATGATCCTGTCGACCGGCGGCGGTGCCGTGTTGCGCGAGGACAACCGCACCAACCTGCTCGCAGGCGGCGGCAGCGTGATGTACCTGCGCGCCTCGCCCGACGAAATTTTCAAGCGCATCCGCCACGACAAGACCCGCCCGTTGCTGCAGGTGGCCAATCCGCTGCAGCGCCTGCGCGATCTCTATGCCGTGCGTGATCCGCTGTACCGCGCAGCGTCGCACTACGTGATCGAGACCGGGCGGCCCACAGTGAACACGCTGGTCAACATGATCGTGATGCAGCTCGAGATGGACCAGTGA
- a CDS encoding MarR family winged helix-turn-helix transcriptional regulator: MDNPKEKTQVAEHELANRIFFKLYQCANMLHKTGSRAVEEQGLTTQQWAVLGALSRRGTERGMGVGELARYLMVSRQNLSGLVGRMERDGHVELVADPLDRRSRLVRMTETGGRIWREEAQANIQRYYDQALAEFSVGDRAHLLHYLLKLLDNMQTIDQSSGADDDGEANETAQAK, from the coding sequence ATGGATAACCCTAAAGAAAAGACCCAGGTGGCCGAACATGAGTTGGCCAATCGCATTTTCTTCAAACTCTATCAATGTGCAAATATGTTGCATAAAACCGGCAGTCGAGCGGTGGAGGAGCAGGGGCTGACCACGCAGCAGTGGGCGGTGCTGGGCGCGCTCTCGCGGCGCGGCACCGAGCGCGGCATGGGAGTGGGGGAGCTGGCGCGCTATCTGATGGTGAGCCGGCAGAATCTTTCGGGCCTCGTCGGGCGCATGGAGCGTGACGGTCATGTGGAACTGGTGGCCGATCCGCTGGACCGCCGCTCGCGGCTGGTGCGCATGACCGAGACGGGCGGGCGCATCTGGCGCGAGGAAGCGCAGGCCAATATCCAGCGCTACTACGATCAGGCGCTGGCGGAGTTCTCGGTGGGCGACCGCGCGCATCTGCTGCACTACCTGCTCAAGCTGCTCGACAACATGCAGACCATCGACCAGTCCAGCGGGGCGGATGACGACGGCGAGGCCAACGAAACCGCACAGGCCAAGTAA
- a CDS encoding GntR family transcriptional regulator, translating into MTPSSSRKTSHKDLGVFPHAELPPQVAAVIEAIETDIIRGIILPSTRLIEDHLMEDYDAKRHVVRAALVELQRLGVVVKPPHIGARIRRFDAESLEALYHFRSVLHRAAVEAMPLPVADARLAAVRAAAGLHAEAAQSGDLIAIHRANMAFHRLFFGLCDNPYIEESIRLHDWLSFPARAYAITDQSALSRACEEHGQMVTAIERCDREALLELALGHMLQARRIYEGKYLSR; encoded by the coding sequence ATGACGCCTTCTTCCTCACGCAAAACCTCCCACAAGGACTTGGGCGTTTTTCCGCACGCCGAGCTGCCGCCGCAGGTCGCCGCCGTGATCGAGGCCATAGAGACCGACATCATCCGCGGCATCATCCTGCCGAGCACGCGGTTGATCGAGGATCACCTGATGGAGGACTACGACGCCAAGCGCCACGTGGTGCGCGCGGCGCTCGTCGAGCTACAGCGTCTCGGCGTGGTGGTCAAGCCGCCACACATCGGCGCGCGCATCCGGCGCTTCGATGCCGAGAGTCTGGAGGCGCTTTATCACTTCCGCTCGGTGCTGCACCGCGCCGCCGTCGAGGCCATGCCGCTGCCGGTGGCTGATGCGCGTCTTGCGGCCGTCCGCGCTGCTGCAGGCCTGCATGCCGAGGCCGCGCAATCTGGTGATCTGATCGCGATCCACCGCGCCAACATGGCGTTCCATCGCTTGTTCTTTGGCCTCTGCGACAACCCCTACATCGAAGAGTCGATCCGTCTGCACGACTGGCTGAGTTTTCCGGCGCGGGCCTATGCCATTACCGATCAGTCGGCGCTGTCGCGCGCCTGCGAGGAGCATGGGCAGATGGTTACGGCCATCGAGCGCTGTGATCGTGAAGCGCTGCTGGAACTCGCGCTTGGCCACATGCTGCAGGCGCGGCGCATTTACGAGGGCAAGTACCTCTCGCGTTGA
- a CDS encoding ABC transporter substrate-binding protein, with protein sequence MTGVNSSQKWSKWHLTLPVAACVLASHSYAAEVIKIGEINSYKAQPAFLEPYKKGMELAVEQVNKAGGVAGKKLQLVIRDDNGTPADAVRAAEELYAREKIDVLTGSFLSHVGLALTDYAKQKQRFFLASEPLTDKIVWADGNPYTYRLRASTYMQVSMLVPEALKLNKKRWAIVYPNYEYGQSAVATFKKLMKEKQPDIEFVAEQAPALGKIDAGSVVQALADSKPDAIFNVLFATDMGKFVREGNTRGLFTGREVVGLLTAEPEYLDPLKKEAPVGWTVTGYPWYSIATPEHTAFLKAYQAKYKDYPRLGTIVGYNAIQSIAAGLRKTGGSAETAKLVEAFKGLEVDTPFGRITYRAQDHQSTMGAYIGKTAYDAKLGRGVLVNYHYADGKDFQPSDEDVKKLRPASAN encoded by the coding sequence ATGACCGGGGTCAATAGCTCGCAAAAATGGTCGAAATGGCATCTGACGCTTCCAGTCGCGGCCTGTGTGTTGGCATCGCATTCCTACGCTGCAGAGGTCATCAAGATTGGTGAAATCAACAGCTACAAGGCCCAGCCCGCATTCCTCGAGCCCTACAAAAAGGGCATGGAGCTGGCCGTGGAGCAGGTCAACAAGGCCGGCGGCGTGGCCGGCAAGAAGCTGCAGCTCGTCATCCGCGACGACAACGGCACCCCGGCGGACGCCGTGCGCGCGGCCGAGGAGCTCTATGCGCGCGAGAAGATCGATGTGCTCACCGGCAGCTTTCTCTCCCACGTGGGCCTGGCGCTCACCGACTATGCCAAGCAGAAGCAGCGCTTCTTCCTCGCCTCCGAGCCGCTGACCGACAAGATCGTCTGGGCCGACGGCAACCCCTATACCTACCGCCTGCGCGCCTCGACCTACATGCAGGTCAGCATGCTCGTGCCCGAGGCGCTCAAGCTCAACAAGAAGCGCTGGGCGATTGTCTATCCCAACTACGAATACGGACAATCAGCGGTCGCCACCTTCAAGAAGCTCATGAAGGAAAAGCAGCCGGACATCGAGTTCGTCGCCGAACAGGCCCCCGCTCTGGGCAAGATCGACGCGGGCAGCGTCGTGCAGGCGCTGGCCGACTCCAAACCGGATGCGATCTTCAACGTGCTTTTCGCGACTGATATGGGCAAGTTCGTGCGCGAAGGCAATACGCGTGGCCTGTTCACGGGCCGCGAGGTGGTTGGGCTGCTCACCGCCGAGCCGGAATATCTTGATCCGCTTAAAAAAGAGGCGCCGGTGGGTTGGACGGTGACGGGCTACCCTTGGTATTCGATTGCCACACCTGAGCACACTGCCTTCCTCAAGGCCTATCAGGCCAAGTACAAGGACTATCCGCGTCTGGGCACCATCGTTGGCTACAACGCGATCCAGTCGATTGCTGCGGGGCTGCGCAAGACGGGGGGTAGTGCGGAGACTGCCAAGCTGGTGGAGGCGTTCAAGGGGCTGGAGGTGGATACGCCGTTCGGGCGTATTACTTATCGCGCCCAGGATCATCAGTCGACGATGGGGGCTTACATCGGGAAGACGGCTTATGACGCCAAGTTGGGGCGGGGGGTGCTGGTGAATTATCACTATGCGGATGGGAAGGATTTTCAGCCTTCGGATGAGGACGTGAAGAAGTTGCGGCCTGCTTCTGCTAACTGA
- a CDS encoding YihY/virulence factor BrkB family protein gives MSSSFKQRVIDWGKHGMAVASPLIRAVRPWLDADGLRMSAAMSFYGMLSLAPLLLVLVGVLSWWIDQSYLESNLLAQVSSVVGDRGAEVVRMALSSARNPSEGWFASIAGFVLLLSGASGVFVELQTSLQRLWYAGKEPPKTEKPAWWNMASLRLRGLAYVMAIGFLLLISLVVSTVIKIIATWASAWLPFGSGMLLQLVNELIAFGVAMALFVGMMRIGGPAAPRLRFLWIGAFVGAILFTGGKQALAFYLSTAAVVSAYGAAGSLVVLLMWMYFSAAVLLFAASVARALQEEEEDKLRKKNSSSQAPSTLGETVAS, from the coding sequence ATGAGTTCTTCTTTCAAGCAGCGCGTGATCGACTGGGGCAAGCATGGCATGGCGGTCGCCTCGCCGCTGATCCGGGCGGTGCGCCCGTGGCTGGATGCCGATGGATTGCGCATGAGTGCGGCGATGTCGTTCTACGGCATGCTGAGTCTGGCGCCCCTGCTGCTGGTGCTGGTGGGCGTGCTGAGCTGGTGGATCGACCAGTCGTATCTGGAGTCCAACCTGCTCGCGCAGGTCAGCAGCGTGGTGGGTGATCGCGGCGCGGAAGTGGTGCGTATGGCGCTGTCGAGCGCGCGCAATCCGTCCGAGGGCTGGTTCGCCTCGATTGCTGGTTTCGTGCTGCTACTCTCGGGTGCGTCGGGCGTGTTCGTGGAGCTGCAGACCTCGCTGCAGCGCCTCTGGTATGCGGGCAAGGAGCCGCCCAAGACCGAGAAACCGGCCTGGTGGAACATGGCCTCGCTGCGCCTGCGCGGGCTGGCCTATGTGATGGCGATTGGCTTTCTGCTGCTGATCTCGCTCGTGGTGTCCACCGTCATCAAGATCATCGCAACATGGGCGAGTGCGTGGCTGCCCTTTGGTTCGGGCATGCTGCTGCAGCTGGTCAACGAGCTGATCGCGTTCGGCGTGGCGATGGCGCTCTTTGTCGGCATGATGCGCATCGGCGGCCCTGCCGCGCCGCGCCTGCGCTTTCTGTGGATAGGTGCATTTGTGGGCGCGATCTTGTTCACCGGTGGCAAGCAGGCTCTGGCGTTCTATCTGTCAACCGCCGCTGTGGTGTCGGCCTACGGCGCGGCCGGTTCTCTGGTGGTGCTTTTGATGTGGATGTATTTCTCTGCCGCCGTATTGCTGTTTGCAGCAAGCGTGGCACGCGCCTTGCAAGAAGAGGAAGAAGACAAGCTGCGGAAGAAAAATAGTAGCAGTCAAGCCCCTTCTACCTTGGGGGAAACAGTGGCCTCGTAG
- a CDS encoding ferredoxin--NADP reductase encodes MSAFLEETVLSVHHWTDRLFSFTTTRDTSLRFSNGHFTMIGLKVDGKNLLRAYSIASPNYEEHLEFLSIKVPDGPLTSKLQNIKVGDTVIVGKKPTGTLLIDYLLPGKNLYLIGTGTGLAPWLAVARDPETYEQYEKVVVVHGVRHANELAYQDLFEKELPEHELLGEIIKDKLVYYPTVTREEFRNHGRISTQINEGKFPQNIGLPDLNPETDRVMLCGSPAMLSELKELLEKRGFKEGNTTTPGDFVIERAFVEK; translated from the coding sequence ATGAGTGCATTTCTCGAAGAAACCGTCCTCTCGGTACACCACTGGACGGACCGCCTTTTCTCCTTCACCACTACGCGCGACACGTCGCTGCGTTTCTCCAACGGCCATTTCACCATGATTGGCCTGAAGGTGGACGGCAAGAACCTGCTGCGTGCCTACTCCATCGCCAGCCCGAACTACGAGGAACACCTCGAGTTCCTGTCGATCAAGGTGCCGGACGGCCCGCTCACATCGAAGCTGCAGAACATCAAGGTCGGTGACACTGTCATCGTCGGCAAGAAGCCCACGGGCACGCTGCTGATCGACTATCTGCTGCCCGGCAAGAACCTGTACCTGATCGGCACCGGCACCGGCCTCGCCCCGTGGCTGGCCGTGGCGCGCGATCCCGAGACGTATGAGCAGTACGAAAAGGTGGTGGTGGTGCACGGCGTGCGCCACGCCAACGAACTGGCTTATCAAGACCTGTTCGAGAAGGAACTGCCGGAGCACGAACTGCTGGGCGAAATCATCAAGGACAAACTGGTCTACTACCCCACGGTCACCCGCGAGGAGTTCCGCAACCACGGCCGCATCTCCACTCAGATCAACGAAGGCAAGTTCCCCCAGAACATCGGCCTGCCCGACCTGAACCCCGAGACCGACCGCGTCATGCTCTGCGGCAGCCCGGCGATGCTGTCTGAACTGAAGGAACTGCTCGAAAAGCGCGGCTTCAAGGAAGGCAACACCACCACGCCGGGCGACTTCGTGATCGAACGCGCGTTCGTCGAGAAGTAA